In Kutzneria kofuensis, the DNA window TGTTCGAGCCTTCTCTTTTGCGGGCGAGGTTCCGCTGTGCCTTGGCAAGTCGGGCACGGTCGGTGCGCTCATGTCGAGGATTGACGACTTTCTCGCCCGTCGAAAGCGTGAGCAGGTGGTCAAGGCCGACATCGACGCCCACCACCGTGCCGGTGGCGGGATACGGCTGCACGCCGGGGTCCTCGCACAACATCGACACGTACCAGCGGCCCGCCGCGTCACGGGACACAGTCACCGTGGTCGGCACCACGCCTTCCGGGAGGGGGCGGGACCAAACGATGTCCAACGGCTGGCTCATCTTCGCCAGCGTCAAGCATCCATCGCGGAACCGGAACGCGGAGCTGGTGTACTCCGCGCTGGCGCGGGATTTCCGCTTGGACTTGAACCGCGGATACCGGGCGCGCTTGGCGAAGAAGTTGGCGAACCCGCTTTGCAGGTGCCGCAGCGCCTGCTGGAGCGGGACCGAGGAGACCTCGTTGAGGTAGGCCAGTTCCTCGGTCCGTTTCCAGGCCGTCAACATCGCCGAGGTCTGGCTGTAGTTGATCCTTTCCCGCCGCGTCCACGCCTCGGAACGGGCCGCGAGTGCGAGGTTGTAGACCTTCCGCACGCACCCGAACGTGCGCGACAGTTCGACCGCCTGCGCCTCGGTCGGATGAAAGCGGTACTTGAATGCCCGCTTCACGTGCGTGGTCACCGTTCGCAAACTATCACGTCCGCCCGTGGCGATCTGCCGTCGGGCGGATGGTGGACGCCGTTTCGGCCAGGCACCGAAACGACTATTCCGGTCCTGCTTCGCAGGTGTCCGATTCCTCCCCGGTCTGGAGACCGGGGTCTCCTCGGAGGTCAGACATGATCGACGGCTACATCGCCTACACGCGGGCCCGCGCCACCCAGGCGGCGGACCTCGCGGCGGCGGTCGACCGTCTGGCCGGCTCGGTGGCGGAGCTGGCGACTGGGGGTCGTCTTTCCGGTCCTGGACCGGTTTTCGTCGGCATCGGCGCGAGCCTCGCGGCCGCCTGCGCGCCGGTGTGGGCGCTGCGTTCGCGCGGCGTCCACTCGTGGCGGCTGGGGGCTGGCGACCACCCGCTGCCGTTCCCGCCGAGCAGCCATCCGGTGTTCGGGGTGTCGCAGAGCGGCCGCAGCGCGGAGACGCTGGCGGTGCTGGAGACCATTCCGGCATCGAAGCGGTATGCCGTGGTCAACGTGGTGCCGTCGCCGATCGCCGACCTGGCCTCGGCCCTGGTCGATCTGGGCAACATCGCCGACAGCTACGCGTCCACCATCGGCTTCACCGCCACCGTCGCGGCGCTCGGGCTGATCGCCGACGCCTGGCACGGCGGCCGAATCGACGACGGCTGGTCGCGCATCGGCGACGTGGTGGCCATGGTCGACCGCGACCTCGGGCCGCGGATCCGTGCGCTGGCGCCGCTTTTCGTGTCAGCGACATCCGCGGACTTCGTCGGGGCCGGGCCGTTCGTGGGCTCGGCGGAGGCCGGGGCTCTGCTGTTCCGCGAGGTGGCGCGGATCCCGTCCACCGGCATGAGCACCCGGCAGTACCTGCACGGCGCCATGGAGTCCGCGGGCGGCGGCGTGCACGTGCTGTTCGGCGCGGACCGGGAGCTCGCCGCGGCCGAGACGCTGGCCGGCGCCGGGCATCCGGCGATCCTCGTGACCAGCGAGGACGTCGACGCCGCTCCGCTGGTGCACCCCGTGCGCATCCCCGACCTGCCGCCCGCGCAGGCCGCGATCGCGCAGATCGTGGTGGTGCAGATCCTGGTCGAGGCCGTGGCCGCGGTGCGCGGCGTGGCCATCGAGGAATTCGTGTTCCACAACAACGACATCAAGGTGCCGGGGCTATGAGAGTTGTGGTCGGGGTCGACGTCGGAGGAACGAAGGTCGCGGTGCGCGTCGCGACGCTGGACGGAGAGGTGGTCAGCGACCACCAGTG includes these proteins:
- a CDS encoding RNA-guided endonuclease InsQ/TnpB family protein, with the protein product MTTHVKRAFKYRFHPTEAQAVELSRTFGCVRKVYNLALAARSEAWTRRERINYSQTSAMLTAWKRTEELAYLNEVSSVPLQQALRHLQSGFANFFAKRARYPRFKSKRKSRASAEYTSSAFRFRDGCLTLAKMSQPLDIVWSRPLPEGVVPTTVTVSRDAAGRWYVSMLCEDPGVQPYPATGTVVGVDVGLDHLLTLSTGEKVVNPRHERTDRARLAKAQRNLARKREGSNNRDKARRVVDRVHARLADRRRDHLHKLTTRLVRDNQTLVIEDLTVRNMVKNRCLARAISDASWTEFRRMLEYKAAWHGREVVAVDRFFPFTRLCSVCGVLRNRMPLNVRTWTCDCGATHDRDVNAARNLLAAGLAVSVCGAGVRPQRNTPSGQSATKQKALQREP
- a CDS encoding SIS domain-containing protein, whose amino-acid sequence is MIDGYIAYTRARATQAADLAAAVDRLAGSVAELATGGRLSGPGPVFVGIGASLAAACAPVWALRSRGVHSWRLGAGDHPLPFPPSSHPVFGVSQSGRSAETLAVLETIPASKRYAVVNVVPSPIADLASALVDLGNIADSYASTIGFTATVAALGLIADAWHGGRIDDGWSRIGDVVAMVDRDLGPRIRALAPLFVSATSADFVGAGPFVGSAEAGALLFREVARIPSTGMSTRQYLHGAMESAGGGVHVLFGADRELAAAETLAGAGHPAILVTSEDVDAAPLVHPVRIPDLPPAQAAIAQIVVVQILVEAVAAVRGVAIEEFVFHNNDIKVPGL